The following nucleotide sequence is from Dehalogenimonas formicexedens.
TACCGGGGTTCCGGCCAGCAAGGTCAGGCTGTATATCGACCTGGTCCGGGGCAAGTCGGTGGCCGAAGCACTGGCCATCCTGAAATTCGCTCCGTCGCCCTCGGCTGTAAGCGTGGCCAAAACGGTTAAATCCGCGGCTGCCAATGCCGAGAACAATTTCCAGCTGGAACCGTCCGCGCTTAAAGTGGTCAAGATTTTCGCCGACGGCGCACCGATGATGAAACGTCATAAGCCGCGTTCGCGCGGCCGGGCGTCGCCGATTCTTAAAAGGTCGAGCAATATCACCGTCGTCGTGGCTGACCAGGAGGTTTAATGGGACGCAAGGTTCATCCGTACGCTTTCCGCATCGGGGCCATCAAGGGCTGGAACGCCAAGTGGTACGCCGATAAGCACTTCTCGGAAAATCTCCTGGAAGATTTGAAGCTGCGGCAGGGCATCAAGCAGAAATACGTCGATGCCGGCATCTCC
It contains:
- the rplV gene encoding 50S ribosomal protein L22, coding for MQVKAVSMNTGVPASKVRLYIDLVRGKSVAEALAILKFAPSPSAVSVAKTVKSAAANAENNFQLEPSALKVVKIFADGAPMMKRHKPRSRGRASPILKRSSNITVVVADQEV